Proteins encoded in a region of the Streptomyces sp. NBC_00513 genome:
- a CDS encoding ABC-F family ATP-binding cassette domain-containing protein, with product MSHTPAFLTCTDLSFAWPDGTPVLDDFHLTVGPGRTGLIGVNGCGKSTLLKLLAGELRPVEGRLSVAGTVGHLPQDVTLDTALRVDEVLGIRETRTALHAIEAGEATEENFTAVGDDWDVEERALATLDQLGLARIGLDRTVGELSGGECVLLRLAALLLARPDVLLLDEPTNNLDLRARRRLYAAVESWSGVMVLVSHDRELLERVDQIADLRDGEVRWYGGNFTEYEELIAAEQEAAERMVRVAEADVQRQKRELSEAQIKLARRKRYGQKMYDTKREPKIVMNARKRAAQESAGKHHTMHAEKLAGARERLDQAAEAVRDDDEIRIKLPATQVPPGRRVLTLSDLRLVHGASVTGEWELRGPERIALVGGNGSGKTTLLRTIVGQVAPVSGEALTHVPTRFLPQRLDAAVLDDERSVVENVARFAPHATNNLIRARLAHFLFRGARADRAAGTLSGGERFRAALAALLLAEPAPQLLMLDEPTNNLDLASVRQLTDALASYEGALLVASHDVPFLESIGITRWLLLDGELRPTTAEEVRESLWHA from the coding sequence ATGAGCCACACCCCTGCCTTTCTCACCTGCACCGACCTGTCCTTCGCCTGGCCCGACGGGACCCCGGTCCTCGACGATTTCCACCTGACCGTCGGCCCCGGCCGAACCGGTCTGATCGGGGTCAACGGCTGTGGCAAGTCAACCCTGTTGAAGCTCCTCGCGGGCGAACTCCGGCCCGTGGAAGGCCGGTTGTCCGTCGCCGGAACCGTCGGCCACCTCCCGCAGGACGTCACACTCGACACCGCCCTGCGCGTGGACGAGGTACTCGGCATCCGCGAGACCCGCACCGCGCTCCACGCCATCGAGGCGGGCGAGGCCACCGAGGAGAACTTCACCGCCGTCGGCGACGACTGGGACGTGGAGGAGCGGGCCCTCGCCACCCTCGACCAGCTCGGCCTCGCTCGGATCGGACTCGACCGGACCGTGGGTGAGTTGTCGGGAGGCGAGTGCGTCCTGCTACGACTGGCGGCCCTGCTGCTGGCCCGCCCGGACGTCCTGCTGCTCGACGAACCCACCAACAACCTGGACCTGCGCGCCCGCCGCCGCCTCTACGCGGCGGTGGAATCCTGGTCGGGGGTGATGGTCCTGGTCAGCCACGACCGGGAGCTACTGGAGCGGGTCGACCAGATCGCCGACCTGCGCGACGGGGAAGTCCGTTGGTACGGAGGGAACTTCACCGAGTACGAGGAACTCATCGCCGCCGAGCAGGAGGCGGCCGAGCGGATGGTCCGGGTCGCGGAGGCCGACGTACAACGACAGAAGCGCGAACTCTCCGAAGCCCAGATCAAGTTGGCCCGGCGCAAGCGCTACGGCCAGAAGATGTACGACACCAAGCGCGAGCCGAAGATCGTCATGAACGCGCGCAAGCGTGCCGCCCAGGAATCGGCGGGCAAGCACCACACCATGCACGCCGAGAAACTGGCGGGAGCGCGCGAACGGTTGGACCAGGCCGCGGAGGCGGTCCGGGACGACGACGAGATCCGGATCAAGCTGCCCGCGACACAGGTGCCGCCGGGCCGGCGCGTGCTGACCCTGAGCGACCTGCGGCTCGTCCACGGGGCATCGGTCACGGGCGAATGGGAGCTGCGCGGACCGGAACGGATCGCGCTCGTCGGCGGCAACGGGTCCGGCAAGACCACCCTGCTGCGGACGATCGTCGGACAGGTGGCGCCGGTGTCCGGGGAGGCGTTGACGCACGTGCCGACGCGCTTCCTGCCACAGCGGCTGGACGCGGCGGTACTGGACGACGAGCGCTCGGTGGTGGAGAACGTGGCGCGGTTCGCCCCGCACGCCACGAACAACCTGATCCGAGCGCGACTCGCGCACTTCCTGTTCCGGGGCGCGCGGGCGGACCGGGCGGCCGGCACCCTGTCGGGAGGCGAACGGTTCCGTGCGGCCTTGGCGGCCCTGCTGCTGGCCGAGCCGGCCCCCCAGTTGCTGATGCTGGACGAGCCGACCAACAACCTGGACCTGGCGAGCGTGCGGCAACTCACGGACGCCCTGGCGTCCTACGAAGGCGCGCTGCTGGTGGCCTCGCACGACGTGCCGTTCCTGGAGTCGATCGGCATCACGCGCTGGCTGCTGCTCGACGGCGAGTTGCGGCCGACGACGGCCGAGGAGGTCAGGGAGTCCCTGTGGCACGCCTGA